DNA sequence from the Chlorocebus sabaeus isolate Y175 chromosome 25, mChlSab1.0.hap1, whole genome shotgun sequence genome:
TGTCAAGACACCCAAAAAAGGCCAAGTTGTTCACCCAGGGAGCCATATTGGCACATTCCTTCTGCACTTGATACTATCTTTTAATTCCCTTCAACCAGAGACCAGTCACTTTAGGCTATTAGCCTGCAGGCCATTGAGAAGATTTAAGTAAATATCTGATTTGAGGAACCTGGGATAAGAGTCCTTTTCCATAAGAGTATATATGACTTTTTGTGCTTCATCAAAACATGTGGGGGTTGGTGCTTTAATCTTCTTGGCTGTAGATTCTCGAGTGCGGAAGTCAATATTgatctaaaaaagaaaaccttgttaGTTAATATATACTTCTTATTTATGGCAAATTTTATGATGTTACTGTGTTTTTTGAATCTCCTCAGAAAGTGATTTTAAGGCCTCATTTAAATCAACTCAAATATCTCTTAAATGCCTTTCCAAAGTCAGCTCTATACTAGGTGTGAAGGAGAtaagaaatattacaaaaatgtCTTTGTTCCAAATTTCCTCATAGTATAGTTGGGAGAGACAAAAGAAGCAGACATGAAAAATTTAAGTATCCACGTAAGATGATCCATATGTCACAAAGAGTGATATGGGCATTTAAGATTTACAGGAGGAGAAGGCtctttttgttgctattttctGCTTAGACCACAAATATTTATCTGGTACTACTGTTAATTGGAAATACTTTTGCTGCTGCAATTGTATACATTATGCAAATCTGCATTTTCTTATCCAAAATGAGAGCACTCATTAAGGACTCCCTGACATGCAGTTCTGGTCAGTAACAATACCCTTAACCCTTCCCTCACCCTCATCATGGCAGCTGGTTTTGTAAAATCAGTCTCTTCATTCTACTGTGCTGAAACCTTCACCAATATAGAAAATTAGATTCTCATTGCACTGAACTATATTTATATACCTAAGTATGTAGAAGTAAAATTATATACCCCCAAAAGATTTTATCTTGttgtatatattaaatgttatttctgcATGTAGGGTCTTTTATGGAGAAACTGAAGATGATAAGCTTAACACTCACTTGTTTAGCAGCATCTGAATGCACAAATACTTTATATATCTCTTCTGCTTTGCAGGGCAAAAGATCAGACTCTGTTTTCTTATAGTCTTCACAAGCCAGCCAGAACTCAATATTCTCCTCACTGAATTCAGACTTTAGGAAACTTCCAAAGACTTTTTGACCAGCTAAAAAGAAAGGGGGGGTGGGGCGGGTGGGAAgataattcatttaaataaaccAACAAATGAATACTTTGAAGAAgaaatttgtaagaaaaatacAATTGCATTCTATTCATACAAAGGTAAGAGATAGCTACTGCTGAAATAGCTATATTATAGATTGTAGAGATGAGAAGGCATTTGAAATTTCTTCATTCATAGAAGAGGAATCTGGGGCCAGACAAACTCGTTCACAGTCACACTGCTACTTAATGGTGGCTACCGAACTATGTTTTGCTTCTATCTGCTGTTCGAATTGAAATTCTGCTCCCCTGAATATAAAACCATCTTTTATATATGCCAAATCTTAGCCAGAGTAGAGAGTATTTTAGGGAAGCAAATACTGACAAAAGGCATTAACATCACATTAATAATTAGCAAATATAATTTCCCCATCTAATTTATATTAGCCAGAAAATAGGCCTATATATGATCTGTAGGCCTGATGTACTAATTATGTTTGCTAGCGTTTACTGAGACTTTTATATTGTACCATTTATGATCCATATCTATACCATTTATTTGTTTAGCTGAATTATAAACAAAGTCAGCTGAGCTAGAGTGAACAAGGTGATTCCCAAGTAAAGCTCCTTAGGGTGTCTGTGGGGAGGAAAGAATAATCTCACTCTTTAGAGATAGAGACCACACTGCTCATCTGCACCTCTGAAAAAGGTCCTAATCTGAGTAGAATTGTTATGCCCAAGACAAGGGGAAGGCAAGCTGATTTCATTCTTTACCTTCTCTCATCTGAAAATCTCCACAAGACTATTTGTGCTTAAAAATCCTTCTATCATGTTTATGTCAAAACAACTATCATGTTATAATAATGCAATTATTTATGTTATGTATCTCAACCACCTTCAAGGCAGTAAGAGACTATCTTTGATTTTGAATCCTTGGTACCTCTACAATGTCCTCTACATAAGAGTGAGATGAATGATGAATGTATGaaagataatttaattaattgaatgaatgaatcatacTTGTTACATCTAAGTGTAGAAAAATACGTTCTTTAGGCAGATTTCAAAATGGCAATgtacatgttaaaatatttagcttacttttaaaaactttacataTCAGGATCCCAGTACAGTGTTTAATTTTATCTCCATAATGATCTATGAAAATACCTAATTTTCTTGGCAAATTTGTCTAAAAGGATTTGGCACAATTGAGTGCGAAGTCAGCATTATTAAGAGGCATACTATGCTGAAGTTATCAGTAACTACAGACAAACTAGAATACAACTTTTTGCATACTATCCTACCCAGAATACTATATTTAGTGAAGCCATTCCATTTTTTAGAGTATTGCACTGAACCCGGAAACATTCAATAGTTATACTTACTTTGGTTGGCAAGAAGTTTTTCCAGAGACAGAGACCATTGCATTACTTCAGCAGCAGAAAGTCTGCAGGGGACAAAAATGTACGTACATTAGtcgtttttaaaaatgtaagcacaCATGAAATAAGAATGACTGTTACACTTTGATAACTTTACAAACTAAAACTGTAGTTctaataattatgttaaaatttattCACAAAATGCAAAACACCCCTTAGAGTTACTATAGTTATGAAAAAAAACCTACcaataaagtttgaaaaaaatccaaatagatAAAGTcccatatgtgtgtgcacacatttgTATTCAATTTACATTGGTACTGATACAGTCTCACTTTATTTGGcatgttacttaaaaaaaatgaagtctacTGTGTGCAGTATTTATCCCTTCCTGGGATATAGAGATGATGCATAGGCGTCTCTTGAAAATGATAATGATAGTTTAGTGTATTAGTGTACTTACATGTCCTTGGTCTTGGAAGATTTCATTCCAGATTCCAGATGTGGGATCATAGATCTCAGGTATGCTTTCATATCCATTCCActgcaaaagacataaaagtGAATATTCATGTTTCTtcagaattcattttatttgtaaaacgACATAGAATAAATTTAAGGAATAAAACAATACTAAAAATGGTTGATATAACATTTTGCTATATTCGAATAGAGCTCATTTTTATGAGTCCATGTACAGAAAAGCTCCTACCCAATTTAATGCCAtatcaagatttatttttttaatacagcTGAATATTACTTACTACTCACAACAGACAATTAACTGCTCTGATCTGGCTAAACTAAATGCTCACATTCTCTTCCATTCATTCTCAATCCTTCTGCCATTAAAGATAACCTGTTAAAATTCACAAAGTGAGATTCTGAACAAACTTACAAAGTCTTTGGCCTCCTTTTTTGCATTTTGTCGTCTAGAAGTGAATGAGCGGTtcctttcaattcctttggattaGCAGAGAAGAACATTCCTGGCATTTTGTCTAACTTTGGAGTGGAGATGGCTGCTGCGCGCATGGTGCTCTGAGCAAATATGCGCGCGTCAACGTCTCTGCTGCTTTATATAGTAGAACACAGACAGGCACTTGCTGTTTGAAGGAGTGTGTTTATCAAGTGATGTTACCACAGACACTGGAAGTTCCCCCTTTCTTGGTGTGCTGTGATGtgtatcttgaaaaaaaaaaaaagcatacagtgATGTCTTGTGGTTGAAACTTAACCAAACGAGAACAGGTCACTTgattagaaagaaaggaaattaaacatACAGaggtacacacacatatgtcaCATGTCTAAAGCATTAACAGCATCAGTCTTTGGTTCTGGaggatatttgtttattttaaaagttgcatGTTTCAATAAACTGTTTCATTTGGTGTATTAATTTATCACATAGAAACTCACATAGAAATTCATCACATAGCGTTGTATCTTACTCGATGCTTTGGATAGTCCTTGACTATAAAATTCATctgatcaaaatattttaagagttctttttttttcccgcAGGAAGCAGTGCAAAGTAAAcgaataatttttgtttaattatttttgcaCATACCTGATAGGAGGGAAAGTTGTAGAGGCTATCTTCATGTTTTCCCACTCCAATTCTCATCCCTTATTTCCATGGCAGGAAATTTCCATGTTAGTATTTTCCAAGGTGTGTGCTAGACATCGACTGGCAATACATAAGGTGCTTTTAAGGGGTATATggcttttaatattattttcatgttgaGAATATAACTAGTATATCAAactttgatttttgcatattttacatattaggaaaaaaataaagtttaattaaaacacatcacaaataaataaatgtttaattgtaTACAAATATGACATAATTTGTAAACATACTGATACTAAGTTTGCAGTATCAGAGGAAAAACTGCTCAAGGTAAAATAAAAGTCTATTTGGATAGACCAATGATATGTACTTCTTAGGTAATGATCTTTCACATTTTGACAGTACCTCTGGAGATAACAGTTTTAGCTTTAATAGAGATTAaagtttaaaagataaacaaaactaaagGAACTAGATGACTAATCACGTATAAGGATAGAGAAGTTAGTAAATATAAGCTTTCCAGAGTTTATATAATGAGTGTGGCTTATTTCTTAAGAGTACCTTAAGCCTCTTTGGATTTTACCCCTGAAAGGACAACACTTTGCTTTGAAAGGACAAAAGAGCCTTTACTTAAAGAAGCTTCTGATGGTATCACATAACGCTGATAAAAGAGAGGGGAGTATTAACTTTTCTATTCTGGTTCTATCATCAGgataaagaatatttgaagaaaacacATTTACAGTATTATAAAATTCACTTATACACAGTCATTAACTTCACTATAATGAGCTCATTATATCTTATGTAAGAAGCATCATTTTATGTTGGGAAGAAAACATGAGGCATTAAGAAAGATAACTAGTGAGATGAGCTGGCCACTTTGGAAGTGACCCGAATGAAACCGGCGAAGCTCAAAGACTGATGACATAAAGGCATTTGTTTGTATACTTCCTGTGGTTCAGTCCATACTTAATTTCCTGTTAAAATCTTCAACGTTGCTCATGTTTGTTGATCTAGTATCCTCTCACTCCTCTAGATAATTGTGAGTAAATTATGTTAgagtaaaatgatttaaaaattatttttgacagtCCAGTATTATTATCACCCAAATATACTGACAGTTTCCAAAGAACAAGAGCAGCAGCAAAAGTTATGGGGCCAAGTAAGTTTGGGAAATGTTGGGCTCCTGACTTGTTAAAGAACTAAATCCTCTTTAGATAGGGAAAATAggtttttgaaataatgtttttttgaCACCATGTTAAGAAACTCTGGTCTGAGATCAAAATAAGTTTTGCCTGTAGCATATTTAGGAACTGCTTTGATGCTCCCAACATTTTGCTACCCCTACCCCAATACAGATTTTGAAGCGCAAGCATTTACAAGTGCATGCTTCCACACTTGAATAGAAATATAAACTCTTGAAAGAGGGAGTCCTTTCAAAATTCCTGTATGACAATTGGCTGATAAGGTCACCTTAGTCATGCAGTAATGCAGCTGCTTTCTCAGAGGCTGTTTGCTAAT
Encoded proteins:
- the RGS1 gene encoding regulator of G-protein signaling 1; protein product: MRAAAISTPKLDKMPGMFFSANPKELKGTAHSLLDDKMQKRRPKTFGMDMKAYLRSMIPHLESGMKSSKTKDILSAAEVMQWSLSLEKLLANQTGQKVFGSFLKSEFSEENIEFWLACEDYKKTESDLLPCKAEEIYKVFVHSDAAKQINIDFRTRESTAKKIKAPTPTCFDEAQKVIYTLMEKDSYPRFLKSDIYLNLLNGLQANSLK